One genomic window of Myxococcus xanthus includes the following:
- a CDS encoding PaaI family thioesterase — protein sequence MSDSTSGAPPRPSQADLDRYAEQFSQSLTLRLFGAQLSFPEGRKVVVTIPELRPEHRGGAGSASAVNGGILAALFDYAVGCTGALVDPGRRCATVQLSMSFERAVTGDSLRVESEIDSQTVSLLFATAWVYDGEGRVCGRCQGVVKLSNLRWASGDSPAVN from the coding sequence ATGTCCGACTCCACGTCCGGCGCCCCTCCGAGGCCATCCCAGGCTGACCTGGACCGTTACGCCGAGCAGTTCTCCCAGAGCCTCACCCTGCGCCTCTTCGGCGCGCAACTCAGCTTTCCGGAGGGCCGGAAGGTGGTCGTCACCATCCCCGAACTTCGGCCCGAACACCGGGGCGGCGCCGGCAGCGCCAGCGCCGTCAACGGAGGCATCCTCGCCGCCCTCTTCGACTACGCCGTGGGCTGCACCGGCGCCCTAGTGGACCCGGGCCGGCGCTGCGCCACCGTGCAGTTGTCCATGAGCTTCGAGCGCGCCGTCACCGGCGACAGTCTGCGCGTGGAGTCCGAAATCGACAGCCAGACGGTGTCCCTCCTCTTCGCCACCGCCTGGGTGTACGACGGTGAAGGCCGTGTGTGCGGCCGCTGCCAGGGCGTGGTGAAGCTCTCCAACCTCCGCTGGGCGTCGGGAGACAGTCCCGCAGTCAACTGA
- a CDS encoding SDR family oxidoreductase: MDLELGGKVVLVTGGSEGLGAAVARRLVREGAKVALCARGAERLEATAAALRAEGGDVLTVQADVSRAWEVEHFVDAAHARFGRIDGLVNNAGTAAGRPFASVSDAEWEADLQLKVFAAIRASRQALPFLKESGSGAIVNVLAIAAKTPGANSTPSSVSRAAGLALTKALSKELGPHAIRVNAVLVGIIESGQWARRAKEVGKPMESFLQEMARHAGIPLGRVGKAEEFADTVAFLLSPRGGYISGAAINVDGGLSAAV, translated from the coding sequence GTGGACCTGGAACTGGGTGGCAAGGTGGTACTGGTGACGGGTGGCTCGGAGGGGCTGGGCGCCGCGGTGGCCCGGCGGCTCGTCCGGGAGGGCGCGAAGGTGGCGCTCTGTGCCCGTGGGGCGGAGCGGCTGGAAGCCACCGCCGCGGCCCTGCGCGCCGAGGGTGGGGACGTGCTCACCGTCCAGGCCGACGTGTCGCGTGCGTGGGAGGTGGAGCACTTCGTGGATGCCGCCCACGCGCGCTTCGGGCGCATCGACGGGCTGGTGAACAACGCGGGCACCGCGGCGGGCCGGCCCTTCGCCTCGGTGAGTGACGCGGAGTGGGAGGCCGACCTCCAGCTCAAGGTCTTCGCGGCGATTCGTGCCTCGCGGCAGGCGCTGCCCTTCCTGAAGGAGTCGGGGAGCGGCGCCATCGTCAACGTGCTGGCCATCGCGGCGAAGACGCCCGGCGCAAACTCCACGCCGTCGTCGGTGTCTCGCGCGGCGGGGCTCGCCTTGACGAAGGCGCTGTCCAAGGAGTTGGGCCCGCACGCCATCCGGGTGAACGCGGTGCTGGTGGGCATCATCGAAAGTGGCCAGTGGGCGCGCCGTGCCAAGGAGGTGGGTAAGCCCATGGAGTCCTTCCTGCAGGAGATGGCGCGTCACGCCGGGATTCCGCTGGGCCGGGTGGGGAAGGCGGAGGAGTTCGCCGATACCGTGGCCTTCCTGCTGTCGCCCCGTGGTGGCTACATCAGCGGCGCGGCCATCAATGTGGATGGCGGCCTGTCCGCGGCCGTCTGA
- a CDS encoding zf-HC2 domain-containing protein, which yields MLKPHLTRDSAEQYVLGALAPEKAASLEAHTLECEPCARLLQEEALLSEQLHEVANTYAPAVHVLRPARWETRRLTAGLAGAALAAAAAWAFVVLPGGRQPPASPRTLALHVEPPSVELELEVAEPQSIVVACPDLATQASCTQAAEERGLLVQYPWGTGEVPRYEARTGLPEGALSARRPVSL from the coding sequence ATGCTTAAGCCCCACCTCACCCGCGACTCCGCGGAGCAGTACGTCCTGGGGGCGCTGGCACCGGAGAAGGCCGCGAGCCTCGAGGCGCACACGCTGGAATGTGAGCCGTGCGCCCGCCTGCTCCAGGAAGAAGCCCTGCTGTCGGAGCAACTCCACGAAGTCGCCAACACCTATGCGCCCGCCGTCCACGTCCTCCGCCCGGCCCGCTGGGAGACTCGACGTCTCACGGCCGGCCTGGCCGGTGCCGCACTGGCCGCGGCGGCGGCCTGGGCCTTCGTCGTGTTGCCCGGTGGCCGGCAACCGCCCGCCTCTCCCAGGACGCTGGCCCTTCACGTCGAGCCTCCCTCGGTGGAATTGGAGCTGGAGGTTGCCGAGCCGCAGTCCATCGTCGTGGCGTGCCCGGACCTGGCCACACAGGCGTCCTGTACCCAGGCGGCCGAGGAGCGTGGGCTGCTCGTCCAATATCCCTGGGGCACGGGTGAAGTCCCGCGCTATGAGGCCCGCACTGGCCTCCCCGAGGGTGCGCTGAGCGCGCGCCGCCCCGTGTCGCTGTGA
- a CDS encoding vWA domain-containing protein, protein MTTQTQNPNALLPESQRGPAERLLDLVLGGSAHLWHNRPGLDVNGTWYAAAHATPFQRDKGRPVKPGLFVPAAVKLYRQLLDIYRLNAELMAHFASYALTQTDWRDLKVATCALMLVQEHAGQPVRDEQGGVAFHDDDWRAIGEAMVLHYERKSTRMLTPKAVLRVAELLEHPEIARLNREAGFGDPASRKAPLGRWKRVASKWLAAREANMPMLQGLVKAGYKETLKKLARKAGYKPRAQGFFEVLGWKQKQSAQGHREVGLNGLTLVKRERFDGLSEAEICEWIDLERLSYKEVVGRLPKDVGLTPAIMAALLPSLSDRDLRLMTPTLEELGLLTDPAIRARWEKAVHTATDQRALNIAKNVRSAVLRRKLEEASDNAARQAVAEATAETDVRVMFLIDKSGSMEGAIESSKEALSRILAGFPMDKLHIAAFDTLGTVLRPKAANRIAVQHMLAGLRASGGTAHASALYALHRDGVRVPEDAKLVVIVVGDEAGEAGDQFARAFRDLRIPVSAMALLVSVAHARGSTVRSCAAQLRVPFSEVNVDQFEDPYQVTRVLKALMDAPTLPGTAQSGWVERVMRTPLLKVA, encoded by the coding sequence ATGACGACCCAGACGCAGAACCCGAACGCGCTGCTGCCCGAGTCGCAGCGCGGTCCCGCCGAGCGCCTGCTGGACCTGGTGCTCGGAGGCTCCGCCCACCTGTGGCACAACCGGCCTGGCCTGGATGTGAATGGCACCTGGTACGCGGCGGCGCACGCCACGCCGTTCCAGCGTGACAAGGGGCGTCCGGTGAAGCCGGGCCTCTTCGTGCCCGCCGCGGTGAAGCTCTACCGGCAGCTCCTGGACATCTACCGGCTCAACGCGGAGCTGATGGCGCACTTCGCGTCATACGCGCTGACCCAGACGGACTGGCGCGACCTCAAGGTCGCGACGTGCGCGCTCATGCTGGTGCAGGAGCACGCGGGCCAGCCCGTGCGCGACGAACAGGGCGGCGTGGCCTTCCACGACGACGACTGGCGAGCCATTGGCGAGGCGATGGTGCTCCACTACGAGCGCAAGTCGACGCGCATGCTCACGCCCAAGGCGGTGCTGCGCGTGGCGGAGCTGCTGGAGCATCCGGAGATCGCTCGACTCAACCGCGAGGCGGGCTTTGGTGACCCGGCGTCCCGAAAGGCGCCGCTGGGCCGCTGGAAGCGCGTGGCGTCGAAGTGGCTGGCGGCGCGTGAGGCCAACATGCCCATGCTCCAGGGCCTGGTGAAGGCGGGCTACAAGGAGACGCTGAAGAAGCTGGCGCGCAAGGCAGGCTACAAGCCGCGCGCGCAGGGCTTCTTCGAGGTGCTCGGCTGGAAGCAGAAGCAGTCCGCGCAGGGCCACCGCGAGGTGGGCCTGAATGGGCTGACGCTGGTCAAGCGCGAGCGCTTCGACGGCCTGTCTGAGGCGGAAATCTGCGAGTGGATCGACCTGGAGCGCCTCTCCTACAAGGAGGTCGTGGGCCGGCTGCCGAAGGACGTGGGTCTCACGCCGGCCATCATGGCGGCGCTGCTGCCCTCGCTGTCGGACCGTGACCTGCGGCTGATGACGCCCACGCTCGAGGAACTGGGCCTGCTGACGGACCCGGCCATCCGCGCGCGTTGGGAGAAGGCGGTGCACACGGCCACGGACCAGCGGGCGCTGAACATCGCGAAGAACGTCCGCAGCGCGGTGCTGCGGCGCAAGTTGGAGGAGGCCAGCGACAACGCGGCACGGCAGGCCGTGGCGGAGGCGACGGCGGAGACCGACGTGCGGGTGATGTTCCTCATCGACAAGTCGGGCTCCATGGAGGGGGCCATCGAGAGTTCGAAGGAGGCGCTGTCGCGCATCCTCGCGGGCTTCCCGATGGACAAGCTGCACATCGCCGCGTTCGACACCCTGGGAACGGTGCTGCGTCCCAAGGCCGCCAACCGCATCGCCGTCCAGCACATGCTGGCGGGGCTGCGGGCGTCGGGAGGAACGGCGCACGCGTCCGCGCTGTACGCGTTGCATCGTGACGGCGTTCGCGTGCCGGAGGACGCGAAGCTGGTGGTCATCGTGGTGGGAGACGAGGCCGGAGAGGCAGGCGACCAGTTCGCCCGGGCATTCCGTGACCTCCGCATCCCGGTGTCGGCGATGGCCCTGCTGGTGTCGGTGGCACATGCGCGGGGCTCGACGGTTCGAAGCTGCGCCGCGCAGTTGCGAGTGCCCTTCAGCGAGGTGAACGTGGACCAGTTCGAGGACCCGTACCAGGTCACCCGGGTGCTCAAGGCGCTGATGGATGCGCCCACGCTGCCTGGAACCGCCCAGTCCGGCTGGGTGGAGCGGGTGATGCGCACGCCGCTGCTGAAGGTGGCGTGA
- a CDS encoding RNA polymerase sigma factor produces the protein MPTPPHILPAPIDMSAPDTRSGDTGEQACSPDASERREDGMSAAVQGLRMTTLRLSKEADEPAEATAPGEDEALLARRALTGERAAWDALVARHHRRVVVSLLARGVRVDRAQELAQETWARLIQQQQRGLLTELRLPNLALTQAAFLAADDARRARRESIAGAVDELPERHHPVDPSVSAERRLLTEEQLSRAHAALAQVSPSARNVFLLACDGQELPHAAIASRVGLSVQRVRQILCEVRKKLRTALEEETHA, from the coding sequence TTGCCCACCCCGCCCCACATCCTCCCTGCCCCCATCGATATGTCCGCGCCGGACACACGTTCTGGGGACACCGGGGAGCAGGCGTGCTCCCCGGACGCCTCTGAGCGACGGGAAGACGGCATGAGTGCAGCCGTGCAGGGCCTGCGGATGACGACGCTGCGATTGTCAAAGGAAGCCGACGAGCCAGCCGAGGCGACGGCGCCCGGGGAGGATGAAGCCCTCCTCGCGCGGCGCGCCCTGACGGGTGAGAGGGCGGCCTGGGACGCGCTGGTCGCACGCCATCACCGGCGGGTCGTGGTATCGCTGCTCGCACGTGGCGTCCGGGTGGACCGGGCGCAAGAGCTGGCCCAGGAGACCTGGGCGCGGCTCATCCAGCAACAGCAGCGCGGGCTGCTGACGGAGCTTCGCCTGCCCAACCTCGCCCTCACCCAGGCGGCCTTCCTGGCCGCGGACGACGCACGACGGGCCCGTCGCGAGTCCATTGCCGGGGCGGTGGATGAACTGCCGGAGCGTCACCACCCGGTGGACCCGTCCGTGTCCGCGGAGCGGCGCCTGCTGACCGAGGAGCAACTCTCCCGCGCACATGCTGCGCTGGCGCAGGTGTCTCCCAGCGCACGAAACGTCTTCCTCCTGGCCTGTGACGGCCAGGAGCTCCCTCATGCCGCAATCGCCTCACGCGTTGGCCTGTCGGTCCAGCGCGTGCGGCAAATCCTGTGCGAGGTCCGCAAGAAGCTGCGCACCGCGCTCGAGGAGGAAACCCATGCTTAA
- a CDS encoding outer membrane protein assembly factor BamB family protein has translation MSSRACPCTPLLPALALTLVAAMGCREPATSDFRHSTDASSRAGLVALPDGVLTANEAGTVVRLERSGRVVWRVSLDREVATRPALLGDSVIAGTVGGDLVRLNLADGAVQWRLTGEPPVLTAPVADAEGKFVFLVAPDGSVRSLYTDTGKTDWERPPPGKPEPTAAPRGFPMPVLQDGLLVVALGDAGLMALATQDGAKRWQRDLRDVLGMTLWRDTLYVSTRQGHVLALRLGDGTSLWEQAPAEALSSPPSLALGTVWVGTAGEVSALVGLSPSNGKEVARITLPDPLISEVTPVREDLLLVPTSGRQGRLIALNTTTWAQAFSVRADTPLRTRPVVLGDQVIVLGLDGRVLSWRLRKTDP, from the coding sequence ATGTCGTCTCGCGCCTGTCCATGCACGCCCTTGCTGCCCGCCCTGGCGCTGACATTGGTGGCCGCCATGGGGTGCCGGGAGCCCGCGACGAGCGACTTCCGCCATTCCACGGACGCCTCGTCTCGAGCAGGGCTGGTGGCCCTGCCGGACGGCGTCCTCACCGCCAATGAGGCAGGCACCGTCGTCCGCCTGGAGCGGAGCGGCCGAGTCGTCTGGCGGGTCTCCCTGGACAGGGAGGTGGCCACACGCCCGGCCCTTCTGGGAGACAGTGTCATCGCCGGGACGGTGGGCGGAGACCTGGTCCGGCTGAACCTCGCGGATGGCGCGGTGCAATGGCGCCTCACCGGAGAGCCCCCTGTCCTTACCGCACCCGTGGCGGATGCGGAGGGGAAATTCGTCTTCCTGGTCGCGCCGGATGGGTCCGTCCGCTCCCTCTACACGGACACGGGGAAGACGGACTGGGAGCGCCCCCCACCCGGAAAGCCCGAGCCGACGGCTGCGCCCCGTGGATTTCCCATGCCGGTCCTCCAGGACGGCCTGCTCGTGGTGGCGCTGGGTGACGCGGGGCTGATGGCCCTGGCCACCCAGGATGGGGCGAAGCGCTGGCAGCGGGACCTCCGGGACGTGCTGGGGATGACGTTGTGGCGGGACACGCTCTACGTGAGCACCCGCCAGGGTCACGTCCTGGCGCTGCGGCTCGGGGACGGCACGTCCCTGTGGGAGCAGGCCCCCGCGGAGGCCCTGAGCAGTCCCCCCTCGCTGGCGCTGGGAACGGTGTGGGTCGGCACGGCTGGAGAGGTCTCCGCGCTCGTCGGCCTGTCCCCTTCGAACGGAAAGGAGGTGGCGCGCATCACGCTGCCCGACCCGCTCATCTCGGAGGTGACGCCGGTGAGAGAGGACCTGCTGCTGGTGCCCACCAGCGGGCGTCAGGGACGGCTCATCGCGTTGAACACGACGACCTGGGCGCAGGCCTTCTCGGTCCGCGCGGATACGCCGCTGCGCACCCGCCCCGTGGTACTCGGCGACCAGGTCATCGTCCTGGGACTGGATGGCCGCGTGCTGTCGTGGCGGCTGCGCAAGACCGACCCTTGA
- a CDS encoding ATP-dependent helicase, with product MSPANPHESALLEDLNAPQREAVLHGDGPLLVLSGAGSGKTRVITRRVAYLVKVHNVYPWRILAVTFTNKAAREMRERLVQLLGAQANELVVSTFHSAAAQILRREAEHVGLTRSFVIYDDSDQLNVVKRAMREAGIESMQPREILHRIDQEKNAARLPEHMQVAPGDERGQLVRKVYAAYQERLRAANAVDFGDLLLLLVTLFRTRPDVLENYRRRFHHVLVDEFQDTNPVQYALLKQLAPPPSANLVVVGDDDQSIYRWRGADVDNILGFPRQYPGAKVVKLEQNYRSDQNILDAAHEVIRKNTRRMEKKLWSERQRGQTLNLMLNRDERAEGQEVARQILALQREGFIKLSSMAVFYRANAQSRVLEEALRLARVPYTLVSGRSFYDRAEVRDASAYLRLMVNPRSDADLLRIINIPARGIGDTTVERVTDFANARGVSLYEVLSQPEQIPALNGAAVKRLKGFRNLLESLTAFAQTNEEAAGAVDQMLRETKLVETLQAEGSDESQTRAENLREFLGAAQEFDLNRAAAAVAAAANPPSDVPPEVDAAPLTADVPALQAFLEQISLVGEADAEVGDGRVALMTLHAAKGLEFDAVFLTGMEENVFPHSRAVKSESTFLNEVASADGEPSEEMAEERRLCYVGFTRARKRLFVSLAQCRSLFGELRYNAPSRFLRDVPPALFGISEQEVPEAPRPMVPSTQRRRTWDEDDGPRIDRSYSQASSDMDGVGGDVRGMRVRHEQFGVGRVVSADGNGPNAKVTVEFGGGVGLKRIIARFLIPG from the coding sequence ATGTCTCCCGCGAACCCACACGAATCCGCCCTCCTCGAAGACCTCAATGCGCCGCAGCGCGAGGCCGTGTTGCATGGTGACGGCCCCCTGCTCGTCCTGTCAGGGGCGGGCAGCGGCAAGACGCGCGTCATCACCCGGCGCGTGGCGTATCTGGTGAAGGTCCACAACGTCTACCCGTGGCGCATCCTGGCCGTCACCTTCACCAACAAGGCGGCGCGGGAGATGCGCGAGCGCCTGGTGCAGTTGCTGGGGGCCCAGGCGAACGAGCTGGTGGTGAGCACCTTCCACTCGGCGGCGGCGCAGATTCTCCGCCGAGAGGCGGAGCACGTGGGGCTCACCCGCTCCTTCGTCATCTACGACGACTCGGACCAGCTCAACGTGGTGAAGCGCGCCATGCGCGAGGCGGGCATCGAGTCCATGCAGCCGCGCGAAATCCTCCACCGCATCGACCAGGAGAAGAACGCGGCCCGGCTCCCGGAGCACATGCAGGTCGCGCCCGGCGACGAGCGGGGCCAACTGGTGCGCAAGGTGTACGCGGCCTACCAGGAGCGGCTGCGCGCGGCCAACGCGGTGGACTTCGGAGACCTGCTGCTCCTGCTGGTGACGCTGTTCCGCACCCGGCCGGACGTGCTGGAGAACTATCGGCGCCGCTTCCACCACGTGCTGGTGGATGAGTTCCAGGACACCAACCCGGTGCAGTACGCGCTGCTGAAGCAACTGGCGCCGCCCCCTTCCGCCAACCTGGTGGTGGTGGGCGACGACGACCAGTCCATCTACCGGTGGCGTGGCGCGGACGTGGACAACATCCTCGGCTTTCCGCGGCAGTACCCCGGCGCGAAGGTGGTCAAGCTGGAGCAGAACTACCGCTCCGACCAGAACATCCTGGACGCGGCGCATGAGGTCATCCGGAAGAACACGCGGCGCATGGAGAAGAAGCTCTGGTCCGAGCGCCAGCGGGGCCAGACGCTCAACCTGATGCTCAACCGCGATGAGCGGGCCGAGGGGCAGGAGGTGGCGCGGCAGATTCTGGCGCTGCAGCGGGAGGGCTTCATCAAGCTCTCCAGCATGGCGGTGTTCTACCGGGCCAATGCGCAGAGCCGCGTGTTGGAAGAGGCGCTGCGTCTGGCGCGCGTCCCGTACACCCTGGTGAGCGGACGCAGCTTCTATGACCGGGCGGAAGTGCGGGATGCCTCCGCGTATCTGCGGCTGATGGTGAACCCGCGCTCGGACGCGGACCTGCTGCGCATCATCAACATCCCGGCGCGTGGCATTGGCGACACCACGGTGGAGCGGGTGACGGACTTCGCCAACGCGCGCGGCGTGAGCCTCTACGAGGTCTTGTCCCAGCCGGAGCAGATTCCCGCGCTCAATGGTGCCGCGGTGAAGCGGCTCAAGGGCTTCCGCAACCTGCTGGAGTCCCTGACGGCCTTCGCCCAGACGAACGAGGAAGCCGCGGGCGCGGTGGACCAGATGCTTCGCGAGACGAAGCTGGTGGAGACGCTTCAGGCCGAGGGCAGCGACGAGTCTCAGACGCGCGCGGAGAACCTCCGCGAGTTCCTGGGCGCGGCGCAGGAGTTCGACCTGAACCGGGCGGCCGCGGCGGTGGCGGCCGCGGCGAATCCCCCCAGCGACGTTCCTCCCGAAGTGGACGCGGCCCCGCTGACGGCGGACGTGCCGGCGCTGCAGGCCTTCCTGGAGCAGATTTCGCTGGTGGGCGAGGCGGACGCGGAGGTGGGCGACGGCCGGGTGGCGCTGATGACGCTGCACGCGGCCAAGGGCCTGGAGTTCGACGCCGTCTTCCTCACCGGCATGGAGGAGAACGTCTTCCCGCACTCGCGCGCGGTGAAGTCCGAGTCCACGTTCCTGAACGAGGTCGCCTCGGCGGATGGGGAGCCCTCGGAGGAGATGGCCGAGGAGCGGCGCCTCTGCTACGTGGGTTTCACGCGCGCGCGAAAGCGGCTCTTCGTGAGTCTGGCCCAGTGTCGCTCGCTGTTCGGTGAGCTGCGCTACAACGCGCCCAGCCGCTTCCTGCGGGATGTGCCGCCGGCGCTGTTCGGCATCAGCGAGCAGGAAGTCCCCGAAGCGCCTCGGCCCATGGTGCCCTCCACGCAGCGCAGGCGGACCTGGGACGAGGATGACGGGCCGCGCATCGACCGCTCGTACTCGCAGGCGTCGTCGGACATGGACGGCGTGGGCGGGGACGTGCGCGGCATGCGCGTGCGCCACGAGCAGTTCGGCGTGGGCCGCGTGGTGTCCGCGGACGGCAACGGCCCCAACGCGAAGGTGACGGTGGAGTTCGGTGGAGGCGTGGGCCTCAAACGCATCATCGCCCGTTTCCTGATACCGGGCTGA
- the add gene encoding adenosine deaminase, translating into MPTIRDDEIPSATGIPSSARRTDFVPPPTLAVTEELLRALPKTDLHCHLDGSMRLKTILELAEQQKIKLLADTEDGLAKAIHMGEVCESLEEYLVAFDVTLSVLQTAESLYRAAYELAVDAAAENVRWLEVRYSPALHLQKGLKMTTVIDSVLEGLRAAKRETGIKCGVIVCGIRHINPQTSMRLAELAVAYKNRGVIGFDLAGAEASFPAKDHRDAFQLILKNNVNCTAHAGEAYGPESISQAIHNLGAHRIGHGTRLREDGDLLNYVNDHRIPLEVCPTSNVQTGAVTSLAAHPLKFYFDYGLRVTINTDNRLITDTTVTKELWTAHSALGLSLEDLTTILVSGFKSAFLPFREKQDMLRAVNEEIAQTLAAFDQKRHLVKQPA; encoded by the coding sequence ATGCCTACCATTCGTGATGACGAGATTCCCAGCGCCACCGGCATTCCTTCGTCCGCCCGTCGGACGGACTTCGTGCCGCCGCCCACCCTGGCGGTGACGGAAGAGCTGTTGCGCGCACTGCCCAAGACGGACCTCCACTGCCACCTGGACGGGTCCATGCGCCTGAAGACCATCCTGGAGCTGGCCGAGCAGCAGAAAATCAAGCTGCTCGCCGACACCGAGGATGGGCTGGCCAAGGCCATCCACATGGGCGAGGTGTGCGAGAGCCTGGAGGAGTACCTCGTCGCCTTCGACGTGACGCTCTCCGTGCTCCAGACGGCCGAGTCCCTCTACCGCGCCGCCTACGAGCTGGCCGTGGACGCCGCCGCGGAGAACGTGCGCTGGCTGGAGGTTCGCTATTCGCCCGCGCTGCACCTGCAGAAGGGCCTGAAGATGACTACGGTCATCGACTCCGTGCTGGAGGGCCTGCGCGCCGCGAAGCGGGAGACGGGCATCAAGTGCGGCGTCATCGTCTGCGGCATCCGCCACATCAACCCGCAGACGTCCATGCGGCTGGCGGAGCTGGCGGTGGCCTACAAGAACCGCGGCGTCATCGGCTTCGACCTGGCCGGCGCGGAGGCGAGCTTCCCGGCGAAGGACCACCGGGACGCCTTCCAGCTCATCCTCAAGAACAACGTCAACTGCACCGCGCACGCGGGCGAGGCCTACGGCCCCGAGTCCATCTCCCAGGCCATCCACAACCTGGGCGCGCACCGCATCGGCCACGGCACGCGGCTGCGCGAGGACGGGGACCTGCTCAACTACGTCAACGACCACCGCATCCCGCTGGAGGTGTGCCCCACCTCCAACGTGCAGACGGGCGCCGTGACGAGCCTGGCGGCGCACCCGCTGAAGTTCTACTTCGACTACGGCCTGCGGGTGACCATCAACACGGACAACCGCCTCATCACCGACACCACGGTAACCAAGGAGCTGTGGACGGCGCACTCCGCGCTGGGCCTGTCGCTGGAGGACCTGACCACCATCCTCGTCTCCGGCTTCAAGAGCGCCTTCCTCCCGTTCCGGGAGAAGCAGGACATGCTGCGGGCGGTGAACGAGGAGATCGCCCAGACGCTGGCGGCCTTCGACCAGAAGCGGCACCTGGTGAAGCAGCCCGCTTGA
- a CDS encoding metallophosphoesterase, whose translation MSRRTIVIGDLHGCYDEAVELLGKVGATSSDRIIFAGDLVDRGPKRRECVELAMRHEAILGNHEEKHLQQRHRADERLHPDHLETRRVLQPGHYDWMARLPRYLRLPEHNAIVVHAGMLPDIPVEKQDPYHLLHAQCIRPPASKSYWPSKAPHGWTFWTHHWKGPERVIFGHTVFDAPLVTEHAVGIDTGCVYGRSLTAVVLPTWELVSVPARSTYRGGKDVARIPVHGDVSVFS comes from the coding sequence ATGTCCCGCCGCACCATCGTCATCGGAGACCTTCACGGCTGCTACGACGAAGCCGTGGAGCTGCTCGGCAAGGTGGGCGCGACCTCCAGCGACCGGATCATCTTCGCGGGTGACCTGGTGGACCGGGGCCCGAAGCGCCGCGAGTGCGTGGAGTTGGCCATGCGGCACGAGGCCATCCTCGGCAACCACGAGGAGAAGCACCTCCAGCAGCGCCACCGGGCGGACGAGCGGTTGCATCCCGACCACCTCGAGACTCGCCGGGTGCTCCAACCCGGGCACTACGACTGGATGGCCCGGCTGCCACGCTACCTGCGGCTGCCGGAGCACAACGCCATCGTGGTGCACGCCGGCATGCTGCCGGACATCCCTGTCGAGAAACAGGACCCGTACCACCTGCTCCATGCCCAGTGCATCCGGCCTCCGGCGTCCAAGAGCTACTGGCCGTCCAAGGCACCTCATGGCTGGACCTTCTGGACGCACCACTGGAAGGGCCCGGAGCGGGTCATCTTCGGTCACACCGTCTTCGACGCGCCGCTCGTCACCGAGCACGCGGTGGGTATCGACACCGGGTGCGTCTATGGACGGTCGCTGACGGCGGTGGTGCTCCCCACCTGGGAGCTCGTCTCGGTGCCGGCCCGGAGTACGTACCGGGGCGGCAAGGACGTGGCCCGGATTCCGGTCCACGGCGACGTGTCCGTCTTCTCGTAA
- a CDS encoding RNA polymerase sigma factor, with the protein MYEQLTDDELFAEVVRRRATGEPVGGPLGALVQRWARPSRYVISKIQASYGRGSPADADELFQDAVGKFIDRGLDQFRGVSEQMPGRSASPKTFFLRIVKHVAIDFYRKHREELAAPPSDPDDAMEEPPSEVARAVEFGKRREERAEAQELYWAAFARLQQEHPKEASAWDLYHHEDVEDHEECARRLSITVVNSYKRVSRAQAYLKLYLLDLHRESHGEEA; encoded by the coding sequence GTGTACGAGCAGCTCACGGATGACGAATTGTTCGCGGAGGTGGTCCGCCGCCGCGCCACTGGCGAGCCTGTTGGCGGCCCGCTCGGGGCGTTGGTGCAGCGGTGGGCCCGACCCTCGCGGTACGTCATCAGCAAGATTCAGGCGAGCTACGGCCGTGGTTCCCCAGCGGACGCGGACGAGCTCTTCCAGGACGCGGTCGGGAAGTTCATCGACCGGGGTCTGGACCAGTTCCGCGGCGTGTCGGAGCAGATGCCCGGCCGGAGCGCGTCTCCCAAGACGTTCTTCCTGCGCATCGTCAAGCACGTGGCCATCGACTTCTACCGGAAGCACCGCGAGGAACTCGCGGCGCCTCCGTCGGACCCCGATGACGCCATGGAAGAGCCACCCTCCGAGGTGGCTCGCGCCGTCGAGTTCGGGAAGCGGCGTGAAGAGCGCGCCGAAGCCCAGGAGCTGTATTGGGCGGCATTTGCCCGCCTCCAGCAGGAGCACCCGAAGGAAGCTTCGGCTTGGGACCTGTACCACCACGAAGACGTCGAGGATCACGAAGAATGTGCCCGGCGCCTGAGCATCACCGTGGTGAACAGCTACAAGCGCGTCAGCCGGGCCCAGGCCTACCTCAAGCTCTACCTGCTGGACCTTCATCGCGAGTCGCATGGGGAGGAAGCGTGA